tgtgtatgtgtgtgcatgtgtatgtgtgtatttttgtatgtgtgtgtgtgtgtgtgtgtgtgtgtgtgtgtgtgtgtgtgtgtgtgtgtgtgtgtgtgtgcgcgtgtgtatatgtgcgtatgtgtgtgtgtgtgcgtgtgtgtgtgtatttttgtatatgtgtgtatgtgtgtatttttgtatgtgtgtgtgtgtgtgtgtgtgtgtgtgtgtgtgtgtgtgtgtgtgtgtgtgtatgtgtgtgtatgtgtgtgtatgtgtgtgtatgtgtgtgtatgtgtgtgtatgtgtgtgtatgtgtgtgtatgtgtgtgtatgtgtgtgtgtgtgtgtgtgtgtgtgtgtgtgtgtgtgtgtgtgtgtgtgtgcacgtgtttgtgtgtatctctaatgagtgtgagtcagagtgatgatgatgatgataaggaaAATGTTCTTGAGATAATATGAAGAATAAAtctggagaggaaccagacatcAAATCACGACTTTAAATCTCCTGATGACCCGAAACACTACATCACAGGGACAGAACGGAGACAAGAACTTCATTAGGAACTAccctggtacacacacacaacacacaacacacacatgcacacacacacacaccacacacacatatgcacacagagagagcgcaAGATTCATATTTGTGCATTTTTAGTGCAGATGGAATGATGAACAGAACGTTGTCGCCCCCTAGTGACAtgcatgtgtcagtgtgtgtaatcAATCTCAGCTACAgtgaagaaacaactgaaactGTAGAAACCACACAGATGTTCACACATCTGTAAACACCTGGATCAGTGCAGACTGAGGCTCTGGTATGGTTTCATCAAAACATTTTGGACAGGACTAGTAGCATGAGAGTGAGGTTTGGAGAACTATTATGTGATCTGAGGCCTCTTTTGTTCTATTGATAAAATCTTGACTTAAGGTTTAAACCTAAAAGCATCATGTGACATTTGGAGTGAAATCATTTCAGTGATCAGTGATAAAgtcaatcaaataaaatgttattggtCACATATACAGCGTCACACTACAGCATTAATCTTACTGTTCGTGTATAAAATCAATTAAGTTTCAATaaaaggatttaaaataaaatgtaaaaataaaaaaaacaaataaaaataaacaaagataaaatacaaacagagtaataaggaaataaaatacaatctgatgaacaattattTTATGTCTTAGTGGggaccaaataaaataaatgagagaggacagacagagagagattgaagGGTGTCTCCACCCCAAAAATCCAACTATcactccaaaacacacacacacacacacacacacacacacacacacacacacacacacacacacacacacacacacacacacacacacacacacacacacacacacatttatacacacacacacttatgagtTGTTTATCTCATGCTCATGTTTCCGCCTGTTGGTCATCAATCAGctaaactcataaccttcttcATCTTCAGACGTGACGTcagacaaagtgtgtgtgagtgacagagcATCGCAATGATACCTTGTGGGGGTCAGTGTATGTGCGTCACATTGGAGGGGGACAGACACTAACCCTAGACATTCTATcatgctctctgtctgtctgtctgcctctgcaTGTCTCTCGGTCTCTGGGGAAACACTTTCAGTGAGTTAAACTATGGTAGGTAGGAAATAGTTCCTGAGTGTTCCTCGTTTCCAGGGGGAAGGTTTATGGGGGGCGGAACCTACAAGAGTCAAGGGTCACACCACTCTGTTATTGTTCCTCACCATCACAACGGAGGAAGAGGCCCGTAAACACTGATTAAGTCATTAAATACTTTGACATACAACGTCATCAATGTGGGTGACtgagagaagaaacaaaaggcctccattcacatacacacacacacacacacacacacacacacacacacacacacacacaccttggtgATGTGCGTGAAGATATTATATGGTACGATAAATGGTTAGGGTTAAATGAGGAGCGAGTTAGGTGGAATGAGGGATGGAGTGAAGTGCAAACTTGAagatagatgaatgaatattcttAAAATGTTCGTCTGCCGTCTCCATGGTAACAGAATGGAATTTGTGACATCACAGCGCTGGGGTTTAAATTGGCCGTTACAGTGTCGGCTCTCAGAACAGACGAGTCCTGCACAGGACAGAACACAACACCGCGCTACAGCAACTAACAAACCCTTACAGATACAACAAAGATACACCGCTGAATCTCGGGACAGAAACCACCAGGAGGCGCTCTGAGAAATTTagttttcaattatttatttttgccaaaTTTACTCATAAAAGATGGCTTCATCATTCCGCTTCTTTGCCCTCTTCCTCTCAATCGGCATGGTGACAGGGGTAATTAGCCAACCATTGTCAAGGAGACTAGATTCTCAGGTGagtgtccctctctctcactcacacacacgcacacacacacacacacacacacacacacacacacaaatgtgtaaCCTGTAATGTTCCAGACTCAACAGTACAGATATACATTCGTGTGAAATAaatctttaatttttaaaaatgaataaacatctcAAACTAAACTCAGATGAatgtttcatgtgtttgtgtcagattcTACAGGATCTGTTCGGGTCACAGATCACTTCACTCCTATTGTCCCAGCCTGAGGTCACAGAGGGCTCAGCtcgtagccccgccccctctgTGAGCGATAGGCATGGACCATCAGAAAGTTTTGTGCTTGAAGAACCTCTCCATCTTGTGCCCCGCCCTGTCCTAAACTTGCTGATGAGGCAGAGGAAGTTCCGGGTGCGGAGCAGGAAAGGTTCTGCACGCGGCTGCTTCGGGATTAAAGTGGACCGTATCGGTGCTCTCAGTGGACTCGGCTGCTGACACCAGAGTTAAAACCACTGACCACAATACAGCACCTTCACAACGGTCACATACATGGGCTGAGCTCAGAACACCACGGGCAAGGGACGAGGAAGGAGTAGTTAGTAAGAGTGAGTTAGGGGTTAATTAGCCAACAAACACTGATCCTGGATCAGACATTTAGTGAGAACAAAACTAACTGAACTGAGACACTGACCTGAGATCAGTTGAACCTGACGAGCCCTGACCTCTTCTccagggctgtgtgtgtgtgtgtgtgtgtgtgtgtgtgtgtgtgtgtgtgtgtgtgtgtggttctctaGTTGTTTGTAGGGACCAAATGTATGATTTGATAGGAAAAAATACAAGCTTTATTTTGTGTGGACATTTAATCAGTCTCcacaaaaaaaagtactttatttaaatagaaaccCAAACGATTTCCTTTTAGggttaacaataaacaaaccagTGAAATCCTGACAAAGATTaaatcaatgtgtgtgtttttatttaaagcagaaaagacgatggtgatgatgatgatgatgatgatgatgatggtgatgatgatgatgatgtaaccCAATTTAGTTAAGTTAAAAACTGCTTTGTATCTTTGGTGGCTGACATTCGATATATTCTGACAACCTTTACTACAGAGCATAATGTTTTGCACTCCTgatatcccacaatgcactgcaccAGGTGTCGTGGTTCACTGTGAAATGGGACACGCCCTCAGTCGCCGTGTCACAAACTGAAGTGATGAAATGagttaaagaaaatatataaactgcataaatatataaataaccaaTGAATGTAGTTCAGTCCAATTAAAAACAattagatttaaacattttaaccttctttgtgtggtgtgtgtttgtgtagtgtgtttgtgtagtgtgtgtttgtgtagtgtgtgtttgtgtagtgtgtttgtgtagtgtgtgtttgtgtagtgtgtttgtgtagtgtgtgtttgtgtagtgtgtttgtgtagtgtgtttgtgtagtgtgtttgtgtagtgtgtgtttgtgtagtgtgtttgtgtagtgtgtttgtgtagtgtgtgtttgtgtagtgtgtgtttgtgtagtgtgtttgtgtagtgtgtgtttgtgtagtgtgtttgtgtagtgtgtttgtgtagtgtgtttgtgtagtgtgtgtttgtgtagtgtgtttgtgtagtgtgtgtttgtgtagtgtgtttgtgtagtgtgtgtttgtgtagtgtgtttgtgtagtgtgtttgtgtagtgtgtgtttgtgtagtgtgtttgtgtagtgtgtgtttgtgtagtgtgtgtttgtgtagtgtgtgtttgtgtagtgtgtgtttgtgtagtgtgtttgtgtagtgtgtgtttgtgtagtgtgtgtttgtgtagtgtgtttgtgtagtgtgtttgtgtagtgtgtttgtgtagtgtgtgtttgtgtggtgtgtgtttgtgtagtgtgtttgtgtagtgtgtgtggtgtgtgtttgtgtggtgtgtgtttgtgtagtgtgtgtttgtgtagtgtgtgtgcagtgtgtttgtgtggtgtgtgtttgtgtagtgtgtgtgtgtgtttgtgtgtgtggtgttgtttgatgcgtgtgtgtgtgggtttgtgtcggtgtgtgtcttgtgtcgtgtgtgtgttctgtgtttgtgtcgtgtgtttgggtatgtgtgttgtgtcggtgagttgtgtgtgtttttgtgtgtgtgtgtgtttgtgtcgtgtgtgttgtgtagtgtgttgtgtgtgtgtgtggttgtgttgtgttgtgcgtgtgtgtgttttgtggtgattgtttgtgtttgtgtgtttgtgtcgtgtgtttgtgtagtgtgtgtttgtttgtgtagtgtgtgtttgtttgtgtagtgtgtgtttgtttgtgtagtgtgtgtttgtgtagtgtgtgtttgtttgtgtagtgtgtgtgtgtttgtgtagtgtgtgtttgtgtagtgtgtgtgtgtttgtgtagtgtgtgtgtgtttgtgtagtgtgtgtttgtttgtgtagtgtgtgtttgtttgtgtagtgtgtgttgtgtgtgtgtgtgtgtgtgtgtgtgtgtgtttgagtgtgtgtttgtgcgtgtgtgtgcgtgtggttgtgtcgtgtgtgggtgttgtgtagtgtgtttgtgtgtgagtgtgtttgtgtattgtgtgttgtgtagtggtgtgtgcgtgtgtgtgtgattgtgtagtgtgtttgtgtgtgtgttggtgtggtgtgtttgtgtgtagttgtgttgtgtagtgtgtttgtgtagtgtgtttgtgtagtgtggttgtgtagtgtgtttgtgtgtgtgtggtgtgtttgtgtgtgtgtttgtgtgtgtgtggtgtgtgtgtgtgttttgtgttttgtgctgtagtgttgttgtgtgtagtggtgtttgtgtagtgtgtttgtgtagtgtgtttgtgtgtggtgttttgtgtgttgtgttgtgtgtagtgtgtttgtgtgtgtgttgtgtgtagtgtttgtgtagtgtgtNNNNNNNNNNNNNNNNNNNNNNNNNNNNNNNNNNNNNNNNNNNNNNNNNNNNNNNNNNNNNNNNNNNNNNNNNNNNNNNNNNNNNNNNNNNNNNNNNNNNNNNNNNNNNNNNNNNNNNNNNNNNNNNNNNNNNNNNNNNNNNNNNNNNNNNNNNNNNNNNNNNNNNNNNNNNNNNNNNNNNNNNNNNNNNNNNNNNNNNNNNNNNNNNNNNNNNNNNNNNNNNNNNNNNNNNNNNNNNNNNNNNNNNNNNNNNNNNNNNNNNNNNNNNNNNNNNNNNNNNNNNNNNNNNNNNNNNNNNNNNNNNNNNNNNNNNNNNNNNNNNNNNNNNNNNNNNNNNNNNNNNNNNNNNNNNNNNNNNNNNNNNNNNNNNNNNNNNNNNNNNNNNNNNNNNNNNNNNNNNNNNNNNNNNNNNNNNNNNNNNNNNNNNNNNNNNNNNNNNNNNNNNNNNNNNNNNNNNNNNNNNNNNNNNNNNNNNNNNNNNNNNNNNNNNNNNNNNNNNNcaccacaccacacacacacacacacacccaccacactacacacacactacacacacccaccacactacacacacacacacacacacccaccacactacacacacacacacacacaccacactacacacacactacacacactacacacacaacagacaaatagctctgtttttatcctccataaATCCCTGTGTGTTAAGGCAGCTgtggaaactgtgtgtgtgtttcactctgtTTAGAAGgcagtgtgtgttggtgcagaCCCACTCCtttgctttctgtgtgtgtgtgtgtgtaatgtgttgtcctctctccttaaacacacacacagtgcagtacagcacgcacacacacacacacacacacacacacacacacacacacacacacacacacacacacacacagtgcagtacagcacacgcacacacagtgcagtacaacacacacacacacacacacacacacgctgcagtacagcacacacacacactgcaatacaacacacacacagtgcagtacaacacacacacacacacacacagtgcagtacagcacacacacacggtgcagtacagcacacacacacacacggtgcagtacagcacacacacacacacacggtgcagtacagcacacacacacacacacggtgcagtacagcacacacacacacacacggtgcagtacagcacacacacacacacacggtgcagtacagcacacacacacacacacggtgcagtacagcgcacacacacacacacacggtgcagtacagcacacacacacacacacacggtgcagtacagcacacacacacacacacacggtgcagtacagcacacacacacacacacacggtgcagtacagcacacacacacacacacacggtgcagtacagcacacacacacacacacacacggtgcagtacagcacacacacacacacacacacagtgcagtacagcacgcacacacacacacacacagtgcagtacagcacgcacacacacacacacagtgcagtacagcacacacacacagtgcagtacagcacgcacacacacacacacacacacacacacagtgcagtacagcacacgcacacactgcagtacaacacacacacacacacacacactgcagtacagcacacacacacactgcaatacaacacacacacagtgcagtacaacacacacacacacacacagtgcagtacagcacacacacacggtgcagtacagcacacacacacacacggtgcagtacagcacacacacacacacggtgcagtacagcacacacacacacacggtgcagtacagcacacacacacacacacacagtgcagtacagcacacacacacacacagtgcagtacagcacacacacacacacacacacagtgcagtacagcacacacacacacacacacacagtgcagtacaacacacacacacacacacacagtgcagtacagcacacacacacacacacacacacagtgcagtacagcacacacacacacacacacagtgcagtacagcacacacacacacacacacacacacacagacagtacagtacacacacacacactgtagtacagcccacacatgcacgcacacacacacacacacagtgcagtacagcacacacacacactgtgcagtacagtacacacacacactgtagtacagcacacacacacacacactgtagtacagcacacacacgcagtgcagtgcagcacacacacacacacacacacactgtgcagtacagtacacacacacactgtgcagtacagtacacacacacacacacacacacactgtagtacagcgcacacacacagtgcagtacagcacacacagtgcagtacagcacacacacacacacacacacacacagacagtacagcacacaagcacacacacacacacactgtgcagtacagcccacacacacacacacacacacacagtgcagtacatcccacacacacacacacacacacacacacagtgcagtacagcacacacacacacacactgtgcagtacagtacacacacacactgtgcagtacagtacacacacacacacacacacacacacacactgtagtacagcgcacacacacagtgcagtacagcacacacacacacacacacacacacacagacagtacagcacacaagcacacacacacacacacacacacacacacactgtgcagtacagcccacacacacacacacacacacacacacacacacagtgcagtacagcacacacacacacacacacagacagtacagcacacaagcacacacacacacacacacacacacacacactgtgcagtacagcccacacacacacacacacacacagtgcagtacagcacacacactgcagtacagtacacacacacactgtgcagtacagtacacacacacacacacacacacacacactttagtacagcacacacacagtgcagtacagcacacacacacacacactgtgcagtacagtacacacacacacactgtgcagtacagcacacacacacactgtagtacagcacacacacacacacactgtagtacagcacacacacacagtgcagtacagcacacaagcacacacacacacacacactgtgcagtacagcccacacacacacacacacacactgtagtacagcccacacacacacacacacacactgtagtacagcccacacacacacacacacacacacagtgcagtacagtacacacacactgtagtacagcacacacacacacacacacacacacacactgtagtacagcccaaacacacacacacacacacacacacacacacagtgcagtacagcacacacacacacacacacacacacacacacacacacacacagtgcagtacagtacacacacacactgtagtacagcgcgcacacacacacacacacacacacacacacacacacagtgcagtacagtacacacacactgtagtacagcacacacacacacacacagtgcagtacagtacacacacactgtagtacagcacacacacacacacactgtgcagtacagtgtacacacacacactgtgcagtacagtacacacacacactgtgcagtacagtgcacacacacgcacactgtgtgtgtgtgtgtgtgtgtgtgtgtgtgtgtgtgtgtgtgtgtgtaatatgttgtCCTCTCCCATCATCAGTACGCTCTGTATAAGAAGATGACGCAGGCTGCCATTTTGATCCAGAGTAAGTTCCGCAGTTACTACGAGCAGAAGAAGTTCCAGCAGAGTCGCAGAGCGGCGGTTCTCATTCAGCAGTACTACCGCAGTTATAAGGAGTACGAACGCATCAAACAGGGAGGAAGAACTGGTACAGCACTGTCAAACAGGATGAAGTgagtgactgacacacacacacacacacacacacacacacacacacacagcattgcaCATTTAACAGATATCTATATACTTTAGGTGGTAAAGTCCTCTCCAGTGTTTTCTGTCCGTTTCCACGCAGAGAACCAGGATGTTAGTTATAGTGCTGCAGGTTTTGGACACTTTTGTGAGGAACAGAAACGACACACACATGAAGACACGTCTAACATTTGCACTTTAAACACTTCAGTGTTCTGTTCCTGCAGTGTGACGTAAAAAGTAACTTCACTTTCACACTCATAATAAAACTGTTTGTTCCTGCAGAGGATCGTTCCTGACGAAGAAACAGGATCAGGCGGCTCGCAAAATCATGCGCTTCTTTAGACGCTGCagacacaggtacacacacacacacacacacacatatacacacacacacatatacacacatatacacacatatacacacgcacacacacacacacacacatatatacacacacacacatatacacacacatatacacacatatacacacgcacacacacacacacacacatatatacacacacacacacacacacacacacacacacacacatatacacacatatacacacgcacacacacacacacacacatatatacacacacacacacacacatatacacacatatacacacgcacacacacacacacacacatatacacacatatacacacacacatatacacacacatatacacacacgcacacacacacacacacacatatatacacacacacacacacacacacacacacacatatacacacatatacacacgcacacacacacacacacacatatatacacacacacacacacacacacatatacacacatatacacacgcacacacacacacacacacatatatacacacacacacacacacacacacacacacacacacacatatacacacatatacacacgcacacacacacacacacacatatatacacacacacacacacacacatatacacacatatacacacacacatatacacacacatatacacacacacacatatacacacacatatacacacacatatatacacacacatacacacatatacacacacatacacatacacacatatacacacacatacacacgcacacacacacacacacatatacacacgcatatatacacacacatatacacacatacacacacacatacacacgcacacacacacacacatatacacacatatacacacacacacacacgcacacttatatacacacacatatacacacgcacacacatacacacacacatacacacacatatacacacgcacacacacatatacacacacacacacacacatatataaacacacacatatatacacacacacacaacacttccaTATGAGATGTGAATTT
This DNA window, taken from Tachysurus fulvidraco isolate hzauxx_2018 chromosome 23, HZAU_PFXX_2.0, whole genome shotgun sequence, encodes the following:
- the si:ch73-265d7.2 gene encoding C-type natriuretic peptide 2; protein product: MASSFRFFALFLSIGMVTGVISQPLSRRLDSQILQDLFGSQITSLLLSQPEVTEGSARSPAPSVSDRHGPSESFVLEEPLHLVPRPVLNLLMRQRKFRVRSRKGSARGCFGIKVDRIGALSGLGC
- the LOC113646101 gene encoding calmodulin-binding transcription activator 2-like: MTQAAILIQSKFRSYYEQKKFQQSRRAAVLIQQYYRSYKEYERIKQGGRTGTALSNRMKGSFLTKKQDQAARKIMRFFRRCRHRIKELKQSKELERRGLTT